Genomic window (Deltaproteobacteria bacterium):
CGGGATTCCCGTCAGGCTGTTACCTCGGTGTTACCTTGGAGAGTCGAATCGCTCGAGGTAACATCGCAACTGGCTGGAATGACAGCGCGCCCGGGGTGAATCGAACACCCAACCTACAGATTCGAAGTCTGCCGCTCTATCCAATTGAGCTACGGGCGCAGGCGTTGCAGGTGGAGTACTTAGCGCGAGTCCGAGTCCTGTGCCAACATGCAGGTCACCACACGCAAGCATCGACGTGCCGAGTGATCGCGTCGTCGCAGGTGACGAGCCTGGCTTCGAGCCGGCGGGCCTGCACGATCAGCATCCGGTCGAACGGATCGTCGTGGGGCAGGCTCAGGGATCCCGCCGCGACGGCGTCGTCCGCCTCGATGGCGACGGTCATGAAACCCCACTTCTTATGGAGCTCTTGGTGGCGGGCAAGGTAGCTGTCGACTCCGCTCAGTCGACCGCGCCGGCGCTTGATCGCGATCTCCCACAAGGATGCCGCCGAAACCGCCGTCGTATTCCGCGGACTCTCGATCACCCGTCGCGCGGCCCTGCCGAGCTCGGGCGCATCAGCCATCCACCAAAGGAGCGCGCAGGTATCGAGGAGGTACGCGCTCATCCCCAGTCCGTATCGTCCGAGCCGACAGGTCCGAGCACGTCACCCGAGATCTGCCCGCGGAACGCACCAGCTTTCCGCTCGACGGGTTCGACGATCGGGACGAGCCGCGCGTAGGGTTTCCCGGCTTTGGCGATGATGACCTCCTCCCCCTTGTGCGCACGCTCCAGCAACTCCGAGAACCGCGTCTTCGCTTCATGGATGTTCGCCCGTACGGCCATGCTCAGACACTTAGTCCACCGAGCGGGCTAAGTCCACGCAGCTTCGGCGAGCTCGCCGACGGCCGCAAGGGGTTGCGCCTCGAGTGCGGCCTGGAATGCTCGTCGTTCCGGGATCCCGAGCACCCTCACGAGATCCGACGCGCGCGGGAGCGCGCGAGAGCTCTTCGTACCGGGGCGCGGGCAGCGGCACGATCTTCACCGGATCGGTCTGCACGGCGGGCAGGAGGAGGCCGCTCAGGACCGCGATGATGCCCTGCTCGTCGCTGTCCGGCTGATAGCCGTCGAACACCTTCACGTGCGGCCCGGCGCCGGCGCCGGTGATGATCTGCGAAGGATTCGCTTGGTCCGGGTCACACGCGAACGCCGTGCGAGATGCCGCGACGCCGCCAGCCGCCGCCCTACTTCATCGCGGTCGCTTCGATCTCGACCATGAGAGCCGGGTGGAAGAGCCGGGCGACGCCGAGGAGCGTCGACGCGGGCCGGCAGCTCGCCTCGGCGAGGCGCATGAGCCCGCCGGCGGCGGCACCCTGCATGAAAGCGTCGATGTCGGTCGTGTAGTAGTTCAGGCGCACGACATCGGTGAGGTCGAAGCCGCCCGCGACGAGCACCGTCTCGAGGTTCGCGACGGCCTGCCGGAGCTGGGCGGCCATGTCGCCGGCGTGCAGCGGGGCGCCGTTGGCGTCCACCGAGGTTTGTCCCGAGCAGACGAGCGTGCGCTTCGCGGGGCCGAGCTCCATGGCCTGCACGAAACCCATCGCGTCCTGCCACGTCCACGGATTGATGATGCGTCGTTCCATGGGCGGGGAAACTAGGCGATCCGACGGGGCAAAGCCAGGCGGACCACGCGTTTTCCATGGCGCTCGCGCGCGCCGCGATCGGACCCGTCCGCCTCCGACGCCACCCTGCGTCATGGGACTGCCTCTCTTGACACCGTCATCCCTACCGGCGATTTTCCGCCCTCGTTCCGACACTCCCCCACACGAGGTTCGATCGATGCGCACTCTCCGATTGCTCGGCATGCTCACCCTTCTCACCGCGCTCGCTCCCGCGCCGGCACGCGCGGAGTTCGACTTCACCGTCGAGGTGCTTCCGTCGTCGTCGAAAGCCATCCGGATGGAGCGCACGGGCCCGGCTCGGGACTTCGTCCAGCGCGCGGCGGTCTACCTGCGCTACGTGCCGCTGAAGTCCGGGCAGCGCGTCTTTCCGGCCTTCATCAACACCCACAACTACCTCACGTGCGCCGACAAGCCCGAGAAGAAATGGTACCTCGAGAACGTGAGCCGCGTGGACTACGACAAGGGGACGGGAATCGCGGTCTACGGATTCTTCTTCAGCCGGCCGGAGTGCGACGGGCCGGTCTTCCATATGGAGGCGGTCACCACCGAATCCTGACGCCGAGCCGCCGCGCGGAGCGTCGTACCCTCAGCTTTGCACGACGCTCCAGGTGGTGCCGCCGGCTCCATCCTTCAGGACGACGCCGCGGGCCAGGAGCTCGTCGCGGATCGCGTCGCCGCGTTTGAAGTCCTTGGCCTTGCGCGCGGCCCCGCGCTCGGCGATCAGGCGCTCGATCTCGGCGGGCTCGATGCCGGCGCCGGCGAGATGGCGGCCCTTCTCGGCCTCGAGATAGCTCGCCGCCGGGTGGCGCAGCACGCCGAGGACGCCGCCGAGGCGAGCGAAATTGGCGTGGTGCTCGGCGATCGCCGGCGTCTGCGCGCCGGCGTCGAGCAGCCGGTTGATCTCGCGCACCTCGTCGAAGACGACGCCGAGGGCGCGCGCCGAGTTCAAGTCGTCGTCCATCGCCGCGACGAACTGCTCGTGGAAGGGCCGCACGCTCGCGGGCAACGACGCGACCTCGGGCGCGCGCTCGCCGCCGCGCGGCACGGTGACGTTGCCGCCGAGCTTCTCCTCGACCCGCGCCAGCGTCTCGTGGAGCCGCGCGCACGCGCGCTGCGCGTCGAGCAGCGACTGGTCGCTGAAGTCGACGGGACTCCGGTAGTGCGTCGAGACCAGGAACGAGCGCAGCGCCTCCGACGGCACGCGCTTCAGGATCTCCTCGATCGTCAGGAAGTTGCCGAGCGACTTCGACATCTTCTCTTCGTTGATCCGGACGAAGGCGTGGTGGATCCACCGCTTCACGAAGGGCGTGCCGGTCGCGCCCTCGGACTGCGCGATCTCGTTCTCGTGGTGCGGGAAGATCAGGTCCTCGCCGCCGCCATGGAGGTCGAAGGGCTGGCCGAGATACTTGGTCGACATCGCGGAGCACTCGAGGTGCCAGCCCGGCCGGCCCGGACCCCACGGGCTCTCCCAGAACGGCTCGCCCGGCTTCGCCGCCTTCCAGAGCGCGAAGTCGAGCCCCTCGCGCTTCCGCTCGCCGACCTCGACCCGCGCCCCGGCGATCAGCTCGTCGAGCTTCCGCTTCGAGAGCTTGCCGTAGTCCTTGATCTTGCCGACCGAGCAGTAGACGTCGCCCCCGGAGGCGTAGGCGATGCCGCGCTGCTCGAGCTTCGCGATCAGGTCGAGCATCTCCGGGATGTGGTCGGTCGCGCGCGGCTCGATGTCGGGCTGCAAGCAGCCGAGCGCGGCGACGTCGGCGCGGAAGGTCCCGATGTAGCGCGAGGCGAGCTCCTCGGACGGGATGGTCTCCTCGGCGGCGCGCTTGATGATCTTGTCGTCGATGTCGGTGATGTTGCGGACGAACTTCACGTCGTAGCCCGCGAAGCGGAGGTAGCGCACCATCGTGTCGAAGAAGACGAGCGAGCGCGCGTGGCCGACGTGGCAGCGGTCGTAGACGGTGACGCCGCAGACGTAGAGCCCGACCTTGCCCGGAACGAGCGGGCGCAGGGGCTCTTGCTTGCCGCTGAGCGTGTCGTGGAGGACGAGGGGCATTCGAGCCGTCGCGCTACTCGTCTTCCTCGCGGAGCTTCGCGAGCACCGAGAAGTCCTCGAGCGTCGTGGTGTCGCCGACGCTCTCCTTGCCGGCGGCGAGGTCGCGCAGGAGCCGCCGCATGATCTTGCCGCTCCGGGTCTTCGGGAGCGCGTCGGTGAAGCGGATGTCGTCGGGCTTCGCGAAGGCGCCGATCTCCTTGCCGACGTGCTCGCGGAGCTCTTTCTTCAGCGCGTCGTCGGCCTTGCTGCCGGCCGCGAGCGTCACGAACGCCGCGAGCGCCTCGCCCTTCAGGTCGTCGGGTCGGCCGACCACGGCGGCCTCGGTCACGCGCGGGTGCGAGACCAGCGCGCTCTCGATCTCCATCGTGCCGAGCCGATGGCCCGAGACGTTCACGACGTCGTCGATGCGGCCCATCACCCAGAAGTAGCCGTCCTCGTCGCGACGCGCGCCGTCGCCGGTGAAGTACATGCCGTCGATCTGGCTCCAGTACTGCTGGACGAAGCGCTCGTGGTCGCCCCACACCGTCCGCAGCATGCCGGGCCAGGGCTGCTTGATGACGAGGTAGCCGCCCTCGTTCGGCCCGACCGGCTTGCCCTCGCGGTTCACGACCTCGGGGACGATGCCGGGGAAGGGTTTCGTGCACGAGCCCGGTTTCGCGGGCACGGCGCCCGGAAGCGGCGTGATGAGGATGCCGCCGGTCTCGGTCTGCCACCAGGTGTCGACGACCGGGCAGCGCTCGCCGCCGATCACACGCCGGTACCAGGTCCAGGCCTCGGGGTTGATCGGCTCGCCGACGGTGCCGAGCAGGCGCAGGCTCGAGAGGTCGTGCCTCTGCGGCCACTCGTCGCCCCAGCGCGTGAAGGTCCGGATCGCCGTCGGCGCGGTGTACAGGATGTTGACCTTGTAGCGCTCGATGATGTCCCAGAAGCGGTCGGGCTGCGGCTGGTTCGGCGCGCCCTCGTACATGAACGTCGTGGCGCCGCTCGCGAGCGGGCCGTACACGACGTAGCTGTGCCCGGTCACCCAGCCGATGTCGGCGGTGCACCAGTAGATGTCCTCGTCCCTGAGGTCGAAGACGAGCTTCGTCGTGAGATAGACGTGCGCGAGGTAGCCCGCGGTCGAGTGCACGACGCCCTTCGGCTTCCCGGTGGTGCCGCTCGTGTAGAGGATGAAGAGCGGATGCTCGCTGTCGACCGGCTCGGCCTCGCAAACGGCCGGCACGCCCTCGACGAGCTCGTCCCACCAGAGGTCGCGGCGGCGATTCATCTTGACCGGCGTGCCGGTGCGCTTCACCACGACCACGCGCTCGATCGACGGGGTCTCCTCGACCGCCGCATCGACCGCGTCCTTCAGCGCCACGACGGCGCCGCGCCGCCAGCCGCCGTCGGCGGTGATGACGAAGCGCGCCTGCGCGTCGTTGATCCGGTCGCGAAGCGCCTCCGCGCTGAACCCGCCGAACACGACCGAGTGCGTGGCGCCGAGCCGCGCGCACGCGAGCATCGCGATCGCGGCCTCGGGGATCATGGGCAGATAGATGGCGACGCGATCGCCCTTGTGGACGCCGATGCGCTTCAGGGCGGCGGCGAAGCGGCACACCTCGGTGTGCAGCATCTGATACGTCAGCACCCGGGTGTCGCCGGGCTCGCCCTCCCAGACGATCGCCGCCTTGTTGCGTCGCGCGGTCGTGAGGTGCCGGTCGAGGCAGTTGGTCGAGAGGTTGATGCGTCCGCCGACGAACCACTTGGCGTCGGGGCAGTTCCACTCGAGGGTCTTGGTCGGCTCGGTGACCCAGCTGAGCTCCCGTCCCACCTCGGCCCAGAACGCCTCCGGATCCTGCGTCGACCGCCGGTAGAGGGCGTCGTACTCCTCGGCGCTCTTCACATGCGCCTGCGCCGCGAACGCGGGATCGCAGGTGAAGACGCGCTGCTCCTTGAGTACGGACTCGATGTCGGTGCCAGACGCCATGCAACGCCTCCGGAGGTGGGGTGCGAGCAGACTTCTCTGCCGCAAGCGCCGCTGTCAACCCTCGTTGCGCGCGCGGTAGTGGGTCAGTTCGATGGGGGGCGACGCGGGACGAAGCCGATCCGTCTTCGTCGCCGGCCCGGCGCGCCCGAACTCGCTCGCTCCGCTCGCTCAAACAGCGGGCGCGCTGATCGGGCCGGCTCCTCGCCGGATGCCTCGGCTCTCGTCCCGACGTCGCCCCCCATCGAACTGACCCACTACCGCGCGCGCCGACGGGGCGGACGACGCGGCTCACGCCATGGCGTCGGCGCACGTTGGTTGCCCTCGCCTACCACCATTGTTATGCGAGCCGCGTGGCGGCAGCGCGCGCGCGGCGACTCCTCGTCATCGTGGCGACGACGCTCGTGGTCGCGGCCGTCACGGCGGACGCGGCCGACGACGCGCCGATCGAGCCGGGCGCGGCCGCGCGCGCCGACCCGGCTCTGCCGCCGGCGTCCGACGCGCGGCCGCGCTCGGTGAACCTCTGGCCGCTCTTCCAGTACGAGTCCGATCCCGCCGCCCGCACGCGCCGCGTCCGGATCTTCGGCCCGCTCATCGAATACCGCTCCGACGCCGAGCGGCAGGCGTTCGCGGTGCGGCCGTTCGTCTCGATCGACCAGGCGCGCGTCGGCCACGACGACCACGTGAGCTTCCTCGGTCCGGTCCTGCGCTCGCACTGGGGGCAGACGGAGCAGGTCACGAGCGGCCTCGGCGGCCTCTTCACCTACCGCACCCGCACGAGCGCCGACGGGCTCACGCTCGAAGCGCAGGACGTGCGCCTCCGGCCGGTCTACTTCTACAGCTGGAAGAGCTCCGAGCCCGCCGGACGGATCGTCGGACGGATCTCGGTGATCCCGCTCTACGCGGACATCGACGACTTCCTCGGCTACGAGCGGGTCGAGATGGTCGCCTTCCCCGCGTACCTGCACGTGCAGCGGCCGTCGCTCGACCGTTACTACTATCCGTACCCGATCATCAGCCGCGACGGCCCCGAGGGGAGCGGCTACCGTCTCTGGCCGTTCCCGCTCCGCGACCGCCGGGGCCGCCGCGTCGAGCGCGGCGCGGCCGCGAATGCCGCCGACGCCGAGCGCGAGACCTACTTCCCCGTCATGCGCGACGAGCTCGAGGCGACCGCCCCGCCACCCGCGGCGGAGCCGTCCTAGCGCCGGCGCGACGCTCCGGAGCGGACGGCCCGCAGCGACTCAGCGCGGGATCACGCCGGCCGCGCGGAGCGCCGCGAGCGCGGCGTCGTCGATGCCCGCCTCGCGCAGCACCGCCTCGGTGTCCCCGCCGAGCGCGGGCGCCGGACGACGCGGGGCGCGCGGCGCGCCGCCGAAGCCGACCGGGCTCGCGACCGCGCGCTGCGTCCCGCCGTCACGGGTCGGCACGTCGACGAAGGCACCGGCGGCGAGCATCTGCGGATCGGCGGCCACCTCGTCGAGCGACTGCACCGGCGCCCACCAGACGCCCTCGCGATCGAAGCGCTCGGCCCACTCGGCGAGCGGCCGCGTCGCGAAGGTCCGATCGAGCTCCGCGATGAGCGCGCGGCATTCCCGCCGCCGCTCACGCGCGCTCGCGAAGCGCGGGTCGGCGAGCAGATCCTCACGCCCGACGCTCCGGGCGACGCCCGGGAAGTGGCGATCGGCCTCGAGCCCGATCAGCCAGAACCACCGGCCGCAGCCGGCGCGATAGGAGTTCACGAGCGGCGTCTCGACCTCGGTGCGAGGCACGGGCGCCTTGATCTTCCCGAATGCGAGCTGGATGCCGAGATCCCACCCGAGGCAGTAGGCGCCCGTGCGCAGGAGCGAGGTCTCGACGACCCGCCCGCGTCCCGACCGCACCCGCTCCAGGAGCGCCGCGAGGATGCCCGCGACGGTCGCGAGCGCGGTCACGTGGTCGCCGAAGCCGCCGCGGATCTGCGGCGGAGGCGCCCCATCCGGCGCCGGGGTCCGCGCGACGCCCGAGCGCGCCCAGAACGCGCCGACGTCGTAGCCGGGCCGGTCGCGCTCGGGACCGGTCTGGCCGTAGCCGGTGATGCCGGCGTACA
Coding sequences:
- the acs gene encoding acetate--CoA ligase, whose amino-acid sequence is MASGTDIESVLKEQRVFTCDPAFAAQAHVKSAEEYDALYRRSTQDPEAFWAEVGRELSWVTEPTKTLEWNCPDAKWFVGGRINLSTNCLDRHLTTARRNKAAIVWEGEPGDTRVLTYQMLHTEVCRFAAALKRIGVHKGDRVAIYLPMIPEAAIAMLACARLGATHSVVFGGFSAEALRDRINDAQARFVITADGGWRRGAVVALKDAVDAAVEETPSIERVVVVKRTGTPVKMNRRRDLWWDELVEGVPAVCEAEPVDSEHPLFILYTSGTTGKPKGVVHSTAGYLAHVYLTTKLVFDLRDEDIYWCTADIGWVTGHSYVVYGPLASGATTFMYEGAPNQPQPDRFWDIIERYKVNILYTAPTAIRTFTRWGDEWPQRHDLSSLRLLGTVGEPINPEAWTWYRRVIGGERCPVVDTWWQTETGGILITPLPGAVPAKPGSCTKPFPGIVPEVVNREGKPVGPNEGGYLVIKQPWPGMLRTVWGDHERFVQQYWSQIDGMYFTGDGARRDEDGYFWVMGRIDDVVNVSGHRLGTMEIESALVSHPRVTEAAVVGRPDDLKGEALAAFVTLAAGSKADDALKKELREHVGKEIGAFAKPDDIRFTDALPKTRSGKIMRRLLRDLAAGKESVGDTTTLEDFSVLAKLREEDE
- a CDS encoding cysteine--tRNA ligase, with amino-acid sequence MPLVLHDTLSGKQEPLRPLVPGKVGLYVCGVTVYDRCHVGHARSLVFFDTMVRYLRFAGYDVKFVRNITDIDDKIIKRAAEETIPSEELASRYIGTFRADVAALGCLQPDIEPRATDHIPEMLDLIAKLEQRGIAYASGGDVYCSVGKIKDYGKLSKRKLDELIAGARVEVGERKREGLDFALWKAAKPGEPFWESPWGPGRPGWHLECSAMSTKYLGQPFDLHGGGEDLIFPHHENEIAQSEGATGTPFVKRWIHHAFVRINEEKMSKSLGNFLTIEEILKRVPSEALRSFLVSTHYRSPVDFSDQSLLDAQRACARLHETLARVEEKLGGNVTVPRGGERAPEVASLPASVRPFHEQFVAAMDDDLNSARALGVVFDEVREINRLLDAGAQTPAIAEHHANFARLGGVLGVLRHPAASYLEAEKGRHLAGAGIEPAEIERLIAERGAARKAKDFKRGDAIRDELLARGVVLKDGAGGTTWSVVQS
- a CDS encoding CoA transferase, producing MLDGTRVIEMGLWVAGPAAAGILADWGADVVKIEPPAGDPMRAFFRLATGSKVDRNPPFDLDNRGKRSVVLDVRDTAGRDAAYRLLAAADVFVTNFRPDALARLGFDAETLAARFPRLVYAGITGYGQTGPERDRPGYDVGAFWARSGVARTPAPDGAPPPQIRGGFGDHVTALATVAGILAALLERVRSGRGRVVETSLLRTGAYCLGWDLGIQLAFGKIKAPVPRTEVETPLVNSYRAGCGRWFWLIGLEADRHFPGVARSVGREDLLADPRFASARERRRECRALIAELDRTFATRPLAEWAERFDREGVWWAPVQSLDEVAADPQMLAAGAFVDVPTRDGGTQRAVASPVGFGGAPRAPRRPAPALGGDTEAVLREAGIDDAALAALRAAGVIPR
- a CDS encoding type II toxin-antitoxin system prevent-host-death family antitoxin, translating into MAVRANIHEAKTRFSELLERAHKGEEVIIAKAGKPYARLVPIVEPVERKAGAFRGQISGDVLGPVGSDDTDWG
- a CDS encoding type II toxin-antitoxin system VapC family toxin, with translation MSAYLLDTCALLWWMADAPELGRAARRVIESPRNTTAVSAASLWEIAIKRRRGRLSGVDSYLARHQELHKKWGFMTVAIEADDAVAAGSLSLPHDDPFDRMLIVQARRLEARLVTCDDAITRHVDACVW
- a CDS encoding RidA family protein, coding for MERRIINPWTWQDAMGFVQAMELGPAKRTLVCSGQTSVDANGAPLHAGDMAAQLRQAVANLETVLVAGGFDLTDVVRLNYYTTDIDAFMQGAAAGGLMRLAEASCRPASTLLGVARLFHPALMVEIEATAMK